The following are from one region of the Littorina saxatilis isolate snail1 linkage group LG4, US_GU_Lsax_2.0, whole genome shotgun sequence genome:
- the LOC138965473 gene encoding solute carrier family 35 member E3-like isoform X1, which translates to MAAPSQSVVAVCLVLNICCSIVIVLLNKWIYTHYAFPNMTLTCIHFIVTTLGLLICKKLNLFQPKSLPFMHMLPLALTFCGFVVFTNLSLESNTVGTYQLIKTMTTPCIIIIQTHFYNRSFSMRVKATLLPIIVGVFFNSYYDVKFNLVGIIYASIGVLVTSLYQVLVGEKQQELQVNSMQLLYYQAPLSALLLIFVIPFFEPLDAYHGVLYNWPFETLVRVALMVFLSGVVAFMVNLSIFWIIGNTSPVTYNMVGHLKFCLTLLGGYFLFSDHLQPLQVFGIVTTLTGILTYTHFKMQEVRQKQLPTVQVVKS; encoded by the exons ATGGCTGCTCCCAGTCAGTCTGTGGTGGCAGTCTGTCTTGTGTTGAATATTTGCTGTTCTATTGTGATTGTGCTGTTAAACAAATGGATATATACGCATTATGCGTTTCCGAACATGACTCTGACCTGCATCCACTTCATTGTAACGACGCTTGGGCTGCTTATCTGCAAAAAATTGAACCTGTTTCAGCCGAAAAGTCTACCTTTTATGCACATGCTCCCGTTAGCACTGACTTTTTGTGGTTTCGTTGTCTTCACGAATCTATCATTGGAAAGCAACACCGTTGGGACTTACCAGCTGATAAAAACCATGACTACGCCGTGCATAATTATTATTCAAACGCACTTTTACAACAGAAGTTTTTCAATGCGCGTGAAAGCAACGCTG CTTCCAATCATTGTTGGAGTATTTTTTAACTCTTACTATGATGTGAAATTCAACCTGGTAGGCATTATTTATGCCTCCATAGGAGTCTTGGTCACGTCATTGTACCAAGTG CTTGTGGGGGAGAAACAACAGGAGCTGCAGGTGAACTCGATGCAACTGCTGTACTACCAGGCGCCTCTATCCGCCCTGCTTCTCATCTTCGTCATTCCGTTCTTCGAGCCGCTGGACGCGTACCACGGAGTGCTGTACAACTGGCCCTTTGAGACCTTGGTGAGAGTGGCC ctgATGGTGTTCCTGTCAGGAGTCGTTGCATTCATGGTCAACCTCTCCATATTCTGGATTATTGGCAACACCTCGCCTGTCAC CTACAACATGGTGGGTCACCTCAAGTTCTGTCTGACGCTGCTGGGCGGCTACTTTCTATTCAGCGACCATCTCCAGCCACTGCAAGTCTTCGGCATTGTCACCACACTCACCG GAATCCTGACCTACACACATTTCAAAATGCAGGAGGTGAGGCAGAAGCAACTGCCAACAGTACAGGTTGTCAAGAGCTGA
- the LOC138965474 gene encoding uncharacterized protein, with protein MGKEEELLKAVKAKDIKKVQKLLTSASVKKKGGETTWQNVDTGHKIRKHLTHINVNAQETETGYTPLLLAVLGGLRDVAEMLIFYSANVLAQDFKGNTALHLAVFVGRVDLVTLLLVNEAEVNSLNDDHNTPLHIACQQSTKSPIIQKLVKAGANVWLRNKDDHTPLDAAAMYNKKETVSILLESCPTLLSNQCAVVEAAMRDNADVLELLLEYGIDPNQLDILRGSTALHEAVRFCRAKSAELLLAFGADVDKENLKKETPRTLSKELPAPSQERFESLFKEYNKSQARIPKYLAQRQSLLSDSFKLKCLKNYPVLPTQQSWTQNTREFCSSCTQANSNLHVVDDNPRTFWVIPEPHDVWTTLDLGSDHVISGISIIGWDSPQMVQTFQLQAADTLQGAWSTFTAHVCKRTGSTNPKDPGVEQTFKGFTVKVRYLRLYILANHGGKSINFQGLRLHGADCRINDILRSCHLQHLGDSFIDKGINTYKRFIDATEEDIASIVDDPVQVFEVYQAIQAERRKVYPMTMLEWLVAPTHFCYANEELPDFSVQSDPGVMEEVEVKVEGAELHGITRVCLCPSGTKSASTAVFHGLKTNTVGKFTIKVQGVVTGIAVEAPEKIEIRPARKSSNEVSAAFDEIQDMLNSLQDSF; from the exons atgggaaaagaagaagaactgctGAAGGCTGTGAAAGCTAAAGACATCAAGAAAGTTCAG AAACTTCTGACAAGTGCCTCAGTGAAGAAAAAAGGCGGTGAAACAACATGGCAGAATGTCGACACAGGTCACAAAATCCGCAAACATCTGACTCACATCAATGTGAATGCACAGGAGACGGAGACTGGCTACACACCACTGCTATTGGCAGTTCTGGGGG GCTTACGTGATGTTGCAGAGATGCTTATTTTTTACTCGGCAAATGTTTTGGCACAAGACTTCAAGGG aaacaCAGCTCTGCATCTTGCAGTGTTTGTAGGTCGAGTTGACCTGGTTACTCTTCTGTTGGTGAATGAAGCTGAG GTAAACAGTCTTAATGATGACCACAACACACCCTTACATATTGCCTGCCAGCAAAGCACCAAGTCTCCCATCATTCAGAAACTTGTTAAG GCAGGAGCCAATGTGTGGTTGAGGAACAAAGATGACCACACACCTCTGGATGCAGCAGCCATGTACAACAAAAAAG AAACGGTGTCCATACTGCTGGAGAGCTGCCCCACGCTGCTGTCCAACCAGTGTGCCGTGGTGGAGGCGGCCATGCGGGACAACGCTGACGTGCTGGAGTTGCTTCTGGAGTACGGAATCGACCCCAACCAGCTGGACATTCTGAGGGGGAGTACCGCTCTGCATGAGGCTGTCCGATTCTGCAG GGCAAAGTCAGCTGAACTACTCTTAGCTTTCGGGGCAGATGTTGACAAAGAAAATCTGAAGAAAGAG ACTCCCCGCACTTTGTCCAAAGAACTTCCTGCACCGTCACAAGAACGTTTTGAATCTCTCTTTAAAG AATACAACAAGTCTCAAGCCAGAATTCCCAAGTACCTTGCACAGAGGCAGAGTCTGCTTTCTGATTCCTTCAAACTGAAATGTCTTAAAA ACTACCCAGTATTACCGACGCAGCAATCGTGGACGCAGAACACACGTGAATTCTGCAGCAGTTGTACCCAAGCCAACAGCAACTTACATGTGGTAGACG ATAACCCCAGGACTTTCTGGGTGATACCAGAGCCACATGATGTCTGGACAACTCTGGACCTCGGTTCTGACCACGTCATCAGTGGAATATCCATCATTGGATG GGACAGTCCACAGATGGTTCAGACTTTCCAGTTGCAAGCTGCTGACACATTGCA AGGTGCGTGGTCAACCTTCACAGCTCACGTCTGTAAGCGAACTGGCAGCACAAATCCCAAAGACCCTg GTGTGGAGCAGACGTTCAAAGGTTTCACGGTGAAAGTTCGCTACCTGCGGCTCTACATCCTTGCGAACCATGGCGGCAAATCTATCAACTTTCAGGGTCTGCGTCTCCATGGCGCTGACTGCCGTATCAATGACATTCTGCGTTCTTGTCACCTACAGCACTTAGGGGATAGCTTTATTGACAAG GGCATCAATACATACAAAAGATTCATTGATGCGACAGAAGAAGACATTGCCAGCATT GTGGACGACCCAGTGCAAGTATTTGAGGTTTATCAAGCCATTCAAGCTGAGAGACGAAAAG TGTACCCCATGACAATGCTGGAATGGTTGGTTGCCCCCACTCATTTTTGTTACGCCAACGAAGAGCTGCCAGATTTCAGTGTCCAGTCTGACCCAGGGGTCATGGAGGAGGTGGAGGTCAAGGTTGAAG GTGCAGAACTACATGGTATTACACGCGTGTGCCTGTGCCCTTCTGGAACAAAGAGTGCGTCCACAGCAGTGTTTCATGGCCTGAAGACCAACACAG TTGGCAAGTTCACCATCAAGGTCCAAGGTGTTGTGACAGGCATCGCAGTAGAGGCTCCAGAGAAAATAGAAATCC GCCCTGCAAGAAAAAGTAGCAATGAAGTGAGTGCTGCCTTTGATGAGATTCAAGACATGCTCAACAGCCTTCAAGATTCTTTTTGA
- the LOC138965473 gene encoding solute carrier family 35 member E3-like isoform X2, whose protein sequence is MAAPSQSVVAVCLVLNICCSIVIVLLNKWIYTHYAFPNMTLTCIHFIVTTLGLLICKKLNLFQPKSLPFMHMLPLALTFCGFVVFTNLSLESNTVGTYQLIKTMTTPCIIIIQTHFYNRSFSMRVKATLLPIIVGVFFNSYYDVKFNLVGIIYASIGVLVTSLYQVLVGEKQQELQVNSMQLLYYQAPLSALLLIFVIPFFEPLDAYHGVLYNWPFETLLMVFLSGVVAFMVNLSIFWIIGNTSPVTYNMVGHLKFCLTLLGGYFLFSDHLQPLQVFGIVTTLTGILTYTHFKMQEVRQKQLPTVQVVKS, encoded by the exons ATGGCTGCTCCCAGTCAGTCTGTGGTGGCAGTCTGTCTTGTGTTGAATATTTGCTGTTCTATTGTGATTGTGCTGTTAAACAAATGGATATATACGCATTATGCGTTTCCGAACATGACTCTGACCTGCATCCACTTCATTGTAACGACGCTTGGGCTGCTTATCTGCAAAAAATTGAACCTGTTTCAGCCGAAAAGTCTACCTTTTATGCACATGCTCCCGTTAGCACTGACTTTTTGTGGTTTCGTTGTCTTCACGAATCTATCATTGGAAAGCAACACCGTTGGGACTTACCAGCTGATAAAAACCATGACTACGCCGTGCATAATTATTATTCAAACGCACTTTTACAACAGAAGTTTTTCAATGCGCGTGAAAGCAACGCTG CTTCCAATCATTGTTGGAGTATTTTTTAACTCTTACTATGATGTGAAATTCAACCTGGTAGGCATTATTTATGCCTCCATAGGAGTCTTGGTCACGTCATTGTACCAAGTG CTTGTGGGGGAGAAACAACAGGAGCTGCAGGTGAACTCGATGCAACTGCTGTACTACCAGGCGCCTCTATCCGCCCTGCTTCTCATCTTCGTCATTCCGTTCTTCGAGCCGCTGGACGCGTACCACGGAGTGCTGTACAACTGGCCCTTTGAGACCTTG ctgATGGTGTTCCTGTCAGGAGTCGTTGCATTCATGGTCAACCTCTCCATATTCTGGATTATTGGCAACACCTCGCCTGTCAC CTACAACATGGTGGGTCACCTCAAGTTCTGTCTGACGCTGCTGGGCGGCTACTTTCTATTCAGCGACCATCTCCAGCCACTGCAAGTCTTCGGCATTGTCACCACACTCACCG GAATCCTGACCTACACACATTTCAAAATGCAGGAGGTGAGGCAGAAGCAACTGCCAACAGTACAGGTTGTCAAGAGCTGA